CCGttctttacttcctttttctttttttttcttttaaaaagaaaagaggagaaaagaaaagaaaagaaatcccctctctttctctttctttctttacctttctttcctcttttctttttttttgttttttgctgtttccgCTTCTACAAAATTTGAAATGCGAAACTGTTCATTGGATGGAAGTATCCACacgaagggaaggagggagggaggaggggggagagAGAGATCTCATGCGGCGGAAGCATCCACTACTTTCCGCTACTGCTGTTGGtcgtggtgttttttttttttcgttagtATAAATTTTAACTTGCTTGCTTGCTTGTTTATTTCATCTATCCCCTTTTGTAAACCGCGATTTGGAGTAAGCACCGTTGAGTATCTGTTAAGCAACGCGGGAAGCAAAACGATAGGAGAGTGGaacaaagaagggaaaatgacACGCATGCGAGTGGACGCTAAGTTGCTCTTGAAAAGCGAAGACGACTTCCGACGCCTGTTGGAGCTGCTGCGGCCATTCCATTTACGCACGTGGAAGTATGAAGATTTTTACTTTGATACACCTAACTTCCTTTTGATGGCGAAGGACGTGCAGCTTCGGCTTCGAGTGCCTTTTAAGTCTTCCGACGGTAAAGATGAGAAGTTGGCAGGCGCTCAGGGCTCGAATATGCTTTGCCATGTTTCTCTCACTCTCAAGACTAACAGTTCGGTCGATGTCGGTGGACAAACTGCTGGCATTTTTGAAATGTTTCCGTTTACACCGAAAGATGTTGATGACATGCTGCAGGAAGATTCATTGGTTAGCGTGTTGAAGAATCGTAGCAGCGATGAACCTGCTAAGACGGTTTTGGAATATCTAACAAGGGCTTCTGAGGAATATGGCGAGGAGTTGGTACTGACGCGCTTTGCCAGTTTTGAGACAACTCGAAGGCAATACAAGTTTGTGCCACATCTTGGCTTTGGTAGCACACCCAGTTCCGACAAAGATGTTGCATCGGAAAAGAATAAATCAGACCCACCACGCTTTTATGTGGACGAAGTACCAATGGGTGATTTCAAATCTTATGAAGTAGAAATGCAAGGTGTTACTGATCCACTCGCAGACGTCTGTCAAGATTTGATGGATTACCTGAACGAGAAAGGCATAGAATTTACCCACAGCTTATCTGGAAAGCTGAATCGCTTCATGACCCGCACCTTGGAGCTtgaagaaatgaaggaagaatCCCAGTGTGTACGTCTCCGCATCAAGGGAAACAAGGGTTATGAAGAGGTATGTAGATGGCAAAACGAGGAGAATGAGATCAGTCTCGATCCGATTCCAAAGCGCGGGGCTCCACCTGTAGATAACGATAAGCCTACCTTTGGAGTGACGCAAATGGCATCTTCCTTGTTAGGGTTGGGGCCACTTACTTCACAGGCTTCCCGAATGACACATTCGCAGAGCGTACGACTAAAGAGAATTCGAGAGGGCAATCATGGTGACGAAGAGTATTTTGAAAACTATTTTTTCGATGATCGCCCCAATGGAACCTTGGCAGCTAAAAAGTATACACTACGGTTGAGATGTTGCAACCCCCCTACCGCCTTCAGCCTCGAGCttcggaaagaaaaatggagcGCTGGTGGTGTGAAGGGTTACGAGCGGAGACGCGCGTACATATCCGGTGATGTAGCTCGACTTATGCTCCGCGACCCTAATAAATTTTTGAATTCACTATCTTCTCAGAGTAGTCTTGGTCATTTGCTACGACGGGACATGGGACTGCAGAAGCTAACCATCGTGGGTTACTGTAAAACGCATCGCATCACATATAATGGTAAGATTATCGAGAGAACAATGGTGGAAGACTCCCAGAGAACACAGAACGGTAACGCGGGAAAGGTGGCGGCACGACCACCCGATGTGGAATTCACTCTTTTTCATGGACCGTCTAGCGCGGGGTGTAGAGGTGAATTTTCCATCCAGTTAAACCGCATCATGGTTGATACCGGTAGTGATCCTGTGAAAGTCGCAAAAAGGGCATCAGAGGAACGTTGTTGCTCCATTTTTAACCCCCGTGGCTGCTCTCCCTTCCCGCGGGAACCATCAGAGACGGAATCGTATGAAGTGAAGTTGGCTGGACTTCCTGAAGGTTTGGCTGCTACAGCAGAGGACTGGCTGGTTTCTCAGCTTCACCAGCGCCAAGTGCAGTGGGAAGTAGTTATGTCTGCTGGCATGGGGCAGTATCATCCTTCCTTGGCTGCAGCGTAAAACTATCAATAgatttattactattattatatttaaatatatattacttTGGAGGGAACgacctttcccctttttgccCTCTGTTTACCggggatatatatatatatttatatcgAACTCTCCGGATTAAGGActgctttgttgttgttgttgttattgttgtgcaGGTTTATATAAGGGAAAGTGAATGAAGGAGTAAGGACCAGCATATTTGACATCTGTAACCATTCGTGTAGCCATTGCGCTATACTCCTTTTTCTATCAACTCCTTGTTGCATCAGTTGCGAGAATTTCCATGAAGTGTGTGAGAGAAGGCTGCGGTTTTGTGACGGTAATTTctctctatctctctctctctctctatatatatatatatatatattttatatatatatttttaaattatcTTCCTCCCATATTCATTCGTGGGATGTTGTTCCTGACCACATCAACAGGgtgggaaggaaggggggaaattcgGAAAGAGGTTTGATGTTCCACTTCAAAAACACAGCACACataagaggaaaacaagaaaagaaaaaaaaagaagagaagcgtcttttttctttttttcatttattattatttcttttctttcctttttaggGAGGACTCACAACTTGTGGGGCTAAATCACATTATTATTGTGATCGTTGTGACCATGTGTTTGCATGTCGTATGTTTCTCGCACCTCTTTGTTGGATTTCCCTTCGATTTGTGGTTATTAGGCGGAACCGTCAGAAGGAATGCTGCGGTGCTGGGGAAGtaattcttttttatataaataattaaatatatatatatatatatattatatgagTTGAAATGGCGATGCAACAACGGTTTGAATGAAATTCATTTGGTGGTTAGTTGTtacttgctttttttttttaaaaaaaaacattagaagaaggaaaggaaaacaatgtAACATCGGTTGTGAATAGTATGTTTTTGCCACTAACTTAAAATTAAAgctaaagggggaaagactAGTGGCAGGAAGTTGTGATTTAGAGGTGATGAAataattaataaaaaaaaagggagaaaatatttatttatttgcgtGTTTGTGCATGCGCGCgtagggagggagggggggggacagCACTGAAGTGATAATGGTGAGGTGGgtggaggagaggaggaaaaaaaaaagaaaaagaagaagttggggaatatatatatatatatatatatatatatatatatatatctttttatGGTGGTATTTTCTCACTGCTGCTTTAACCGCTCGTTACatattcctttatttttctctctttttctctttatcatttatcattttttattttcgcggatgttgatgttgttgttgttgttgttgccacaTATTTACCCCGTagcggtgttttttttttttccttcttcttcccttcacctttttttttgtcatctaCTTTCCAGTGTGACAAATAAGAGtgaaaagatgatgaagatcAGAGTCATTCCATTACATacttgtgtgtttgtgtttgtgtttgtgtttgtgtgtgtgtgtgtgtgtgtgtgtgtatttgagtgtgtgcttgtatgtatgtttgttggtttttttttcttcttcatcctctctctctctccctcggTTTGTTTTCAGCGTAATATTGAAACCGGGAAGTGAATGTGTCCAAAACTGCGTCACGAATTGTGCTTTAGATAAAAATTACactcttcttcttattttattttattttttaatttttttttattttctccctccctcacCACTCACCACTACCACTACCACCACActtaaacacacacactcccTCCCTTATGCAAATACTGCAGCAACTGAAAATGTTATCTTTTGTGGGTTCTTACTAATTATTcgtgcacatttttttttcttctatctatttattttactcttcacaacaaaaaatatacaatatatatatatataacttaTTATTTGTGAAAGGAAAACTTTCCATCAAGTGAaaagaatattttttttcttttcttttttaaggcacctcaaaaaaaaaaaaaaggaaaaagccGAAACGCAACTCTATTTATCTCCCTTGTGCAAGAGTTTGcaaagaagtgaaggaaacgcTTTTAGAAATACCTCATTACGtaccaaaataataatatttataataAGAACATCTTTGCACACGTATATCCGTTCATCTGTGCGTTTGTGTGCTTAggttttgaaaaaaaaaaaagaagaaagaaaaaaggaaaaaaaaaggtcggTAGCAAAGTCTTGGTGTTGGGATTAATACACCACAACAAAGAggttttcaaaaaaaaaaagaaagaaaaaaaagaaggaaaaaaaagagattaagtaaaaagatatatatatatatatatatatatatatcttagATTATATTCATGGcgcaaatgaagaaaataacaccGCGACCGGTGAGACCCAAAAGTGTTGCCTCTCGCCCAATACAAGCGGTGGCACGCGCTCCCGTCAAAAAAGTCGAAAATACACCTCCGCAAAAACGCCACCACCGCTGGCGCCCGGGAACCGTCGCCCTGCGCGAAATTCGGCGGTTGCAAAGTTCCACCGATTTTCTCATCCAACGGGCGCCCTTCCGCCGTTTTTTACGAGAGGTGGTGTCAAACTTGAAGGATTCCTACCGCATGAGTGCTGCATGTGTCGATGCTATTcaggaagcaactgaaacATATATTACATCTGTATTTATGGATGCAAATCTCTGTACGTTGCATGCTAACCGTGTTACTCTGTTCCCAAAGGATATCCAATTGGCGCTTAAACTCCGAGGCGAGCGTaactaaaggaaagaaaagaaaagaaaggaaagaaaagaggagaagaagAGGTTCCGGAAGTATAAGCTTGAAGTTGTTACacattctcttcctcttcctcttccttttcctcttcctcttcctcttattattattactattgttattattatcattacctCTTAttcttgtttcgttttgttttggttcttcttcttttttttcttcttcttttttgtttgcctgtATGTTTACATCATGCGCATAGACACAAACACGCGTGTGcagacatatatattatagtACATGTACGTACGtgtgtatgcgtgtgtaTTAATGTAAATGTGCAGgagatgatgatgttgatgatgatagagagtgaatgagtgaatggaaggaaataaatgagCGTGCGCTTTAACGAAAGGGTTCCCCtctcaaaaaggaaaaaaaaagggtaaaaaaagtaggtaaaaataaaaataaataaaaataataatataaataaagggaagagggaaagagaaagaagtgTATTATATCACATTATATCACATTATATTAtggtgagtgagtgagtgagtgagaaaCGTGAaggaacattttttttttcttttcgctgttttcgtttttcttttttctcttttttcctttttttccttttgagaATTACAACAAATATGTGTTTGGCTTGTCGTATGTTTGTTGGGTTTAGTGATCGAGTTTCTGCACGCTTGTTCCTTGCTAttgttatttctttcttttttaaaaaaaaaataattaaaagaaaaaataaaacaaaaaaagaaagaatgcgCAGGAATGTGTATCATTACCACTACAATAAAgaaggcaaagaagaaggaaaaaaaaaacactgcaGTGATGCGAGGAAATGacgtaaaaaagaaaaagaaaatgtttgACGTCACGTAACAgagaaaatatgtgatgTGTAGAGCAAGGTGAGAGgttttttttgattgtttgttttttctgctctttaaaaaaaaaaaataataatcattttatttggttatatgttttccttttttttttacgttacTTTTATTACGATGTGAGCGCCGTTGTtggaccttttttttttaaattccaaACGGTTTTTCAATAAGGATAAATACAGACtcatttacatttttttatgtttatttttctattcaaccacttattattattattattattattattattattattatatgcTCCTCTTTTCATaattctgttgttgttgttgttgtttttgttttcttttatcttgTGACAAATTGATCAAAGTAACTGAGGCactgcaaaaataaaaaaataaacggaaaaaaaaaatatcactTGCTCCTCCCACTCGATGATGCAATTAATTGCTGTTACGCCATCATCAACGCCGCCCAATCtgccgttattattattattattattattattattattattattactcatGGTAATATGGTGAGTTTGCTATTTCCCATCTCGCTTATGTCTTATATAATTATTCATATAATCATTTGTATTTATgcatatttatgtatgtttgtttgaatgcttgtgggggggggagggaaaggaaagagtaaagagagaaatatataaggcaaagcaaacaaaaagaaaatattatatatttatttatatatttgttgaGGAGAAAATATGCAGAAATAAttaataacagtaatgacaataataataataattaagaTGTTAGGAGAGAAGAGTttggtgtttctgtttctgtttctgttttggtttggttttttttttactttcctttgtgcagcagcaacacatAAATTTAAATATTGTCGCGgaggggagaggagagggggagaaaagggatgGAGAGGGGCAAATAAGCAAAATGAATTAGTGGAAAGATTTATATTAATTTCATATTGGTGCCAATTTACACTTTGTGGTGCTCTAagattccttttttttttgtttcttttcccttttctttttttggttattACTAGTCTGCGTTGTTTTTAGAAATGGGAAATTGAGATCTatataacaacaataacagtaataataaaaataataataaccgcTGCTACTATTACTACTATTACTACtacaaaatatatgtatgcatttttctcattttttttataaatttttattCGGTTCAGCGGTGAATTAGGGGGGAGTAAAGGGAAATGACATAATGGGACCGGGTATACAAATGCACATAATCATccgtttgtatttgtgtccGTGTATAATTTAATGCAGTCCAAATtatgttctttttattacgttgttgttggtggtgttggtggtggtgtcgtCGTcggtttctatttttaattttatttttgactCTTTTCTATCTATTTATCTGAATCTGTGGATCCTTCATGTTTTTGTGCTTGTccataaacaacaacaacaaaaaaaaaaatagtatatttatttatacaaataaaaaaggcaagaaaaaaaggaggtttAGAACTAATGATGTGAATGAAAGGTATAAAttaactttttgtttgtttttctacttcttttttttttgttcatgttcgaaaaatattttatttggttttgttgctgtttagaGGACGGTAAGTTGGAGGCGGGTatgatatttgtgtttttcttttcttgtgtatgtgtgtatatatatatattatttgtatttgtgcgatctttttctttttttctttttttgttcttgtttccGCCCCCATTTCCGTTTCTAc
This region of Trypanosoma brucei gambiense DAL972 chromosome 10, complete sequence genomic DNA includes:
- a CDS encoding histone H3 variant, putative — translated: MLFRKQLKHILHLYLWMQISVRCMLTVLLCSQRISNWRLNSEASVTKGKKRKERKEKRRRRGSGSISLKLLHILFLFLFLFLFLFLLLLLLLLLLSLPLILVSFCFGSSSFFSSSFLFACMFTSCA